In one Synergistaceae bacterium genomic region, the following are encoded:
- the yihA gene encoding ribosome biogenesis GTP-binding protein YihA/YsxC, whose product MATWKAGVEATVFDSSRFPPEGVPEIAVAGRSNVGKSTLINSLLGGKFAHVGGTPGKTRSVNFYSVESGSGLFRLTDLPGYGYAERSKSEKKEWSQLTTAYVGQRKSLILVCHLADFRHGLLGNDRILQDWLCECGRPILVVFTKGDKITRGKRQTMLRQYVRDGLKSLDVPIVTSGEERFGINELRSFLESYVAEAAKTFMAIQNPR is encoded by the coding sequence ATGGCGACGTGGAAGGCCGGAGTCGAGGCCACCGTGTTCGACTCTTCGCGTTTCCCCCCCGAGGGCGTGCCGGAAATTGCCGTGGCTGGGCGCTCCAACGTGGGTAAGTCTACTTTAATCAACTCCCTTTTGGGAGGAAAGTTTGCTCATGTGGGAGGAACGCCGGGGAAGACACGGAGCGTCAACTTCTACTCCGTGGAGTCGGGGAGCGGTCTCTTTCGTTTGACGGACCTGCCGGGTTATGGTTACGCTGAGCGCAGCAAGTCCGAGAAAAAAGAGTGGTCGCAGCTTACGACTGCTTACGTGGGACAGCGAAAATCTCTGATCTTGGTCTGCCACCTAGCGGATTTTCGTCATGGCCTTCTGGGCAACGACCGAATATTGCAGGACTGGCTTTGCGAGTGCGGCCGGCCAATTCTGGTGGTCTTCACCAAAGGGGACAAGATCACGAGGGGTAAAAGGCAGACGATGCTACGACAGTATGTTCGCGACGGTTTGAAATCCCTGGACGTGCCTATCGTCACTTCCGGCGAGGAGCGATTCGGCATCAACGAACTGAGGTCTTTTTTGGAGAGCTAC